A genomic region of Coriobacteriaceae bacterium contains the following coding sequences:
- a CDS encoding transketolase, giving the protein MIQESVEEIEARANNMRKNIIKMLKEAGSGHPGGSLSATDIVASLYFGGVMNYSEDDPQHPERDYFILSKGHVAPVLYAALAELGLVPDDELLTLRKLHSRLQGHPDSKKLPGVEVSTGSLGQGLSIAAGVALGMRIDRQNEGGPKRRVFTLLGDGEIEEGQVWEAAMFAAHYELDNLVAIVDNNNLQIDGDVRDVAGLDGISSKFQSFGWQTIEVDGHDVSAVITALKTATLLEGSPVCIVAHTVKGKGVSFMENQAGWHGKAPNEEQARDALAELEGKE; this is encoded by the coding sequence GTGATCCAAGAGTCTGTGGAAGAGATCGAGGCGCGTGCGAACAACATGCGCAAAAACATCATCAAGATGCTTAAAGAGGCCGGTAGCGGTCACCCTGGTGGGTCGCTTTCGGCCACGGATATCGTTGCGTCGCTCTACTTCGGCGGCGTGATGAACTACTCCGAGGATGACCCGCAGCACCCTGAGCGCGATTACTTCATCCTCTCGAAGGGCCATGTCGCGCCGGTGCTCTACGCCGCGCTTGCCGAGCTTGGCCTCGTCCCCGACGACGAGCTGCTCACGCTGCGCAAGCTGCACAGCCGTCTGCAAGGCCATCCCGACTCCAAGAAACTTCCCGGCGTCGAGGTCTCGACCGGATCGCTCGGCCAGGGCCTTTCGATTGCCGCGGGCGTCGCGCTTGGGATGCGTATCGACCGCCAGAACGAGGGTGGCCCCAAGCGCCGTGTCTTCACCCTGCTCGGCGACGGCGAAATCGAGGAGGGCCAGGTCTGGGAAGCGGCCATGTTCGCCGCGCATTACGAGCTCGATAACCTCGTCGCCATTGTCGACAACAACAACCTGCAAATTGACGGTGACGTACGCGATGTCGCCGGTCTCGATGGCATCAGCTCGAAGTTCCAGTCCTTTGGCTGGCAGACGATCGAAGTCGACGGCCACGACGTTAGCGCCGTCATCACCGCACTCAAGACGGCGACGCTTCTCGAAGGGTCGCCCGTCTGCATCGTTGCCCATACCGTCAAGGGCAAGGGCGTCTCGTTCATGGAAAACCAGGCAGGCTGGCACGGCAAGGCTCCCAACGAAGAGCAGGCCCGTGATGCGCTTGCCGAGCTTGAGGGGAAGGAGTAG